In a single window of the Prochlorococcus marinus str. AS9601 genome:
- a CDS encoding high light inducible protein: MNETKTVEKEKIVAEKLNGRFAMIGFIALIGAYLTTGQIIPGFV, from the coding sequence ATGAACGAAACAAAAACAGTTGAGAAGGAAAAAATCGTAGCTGAGAAGCTTAACGGTAGATTTGCGATGATTGGCTTTATTGCACTTATTGGCGCATATCTAACAACAGGACAAATTATTCCAGGAT
- a CDS encoding FAD-dependent oxidoreductase produces the protein MPVKEHLTHISNVLVIGCGGAGLRSAIEIKKSGLNVCILGKRPKTDAHTVLAAGGINAALGNLDKEDTWEQHFVDTYLEGYGIGDPLKVEIMAKESPFLVKEIDKWGANFAKLKNGELDQRFFGAHKYRRTCYSGDFTGLSILKTLLKKSDDLKIPIYDNQYVTELLIRENTCFGAMSFNLSTSERTVHLADAVILCTGGHTRLWKKSSSRKNENTGDGYYLSLKGGCELIDMEMVQFHPSGMVLPEEIEGTLVTEAVRGEGGKLLNNKGERFMKEYDPKRMELSTRDRVAIANYTEIIEGRGTKNGGVFLDISHKSKEFIVEKLPSIYRQFLETQMLDISKSPMEVAPTAHYSMGGILVNPENLSTSVEGLFAAGEVAGGLHGANRLGGNSLAEIIIFGRRAGIAASKYSKNKDHQMRSNKAIAIAHENINKFIKNGNELVGPLQNELRLIMWKYCGVIKNETLLLEGLSKIESIKRKLSDVDVRIDQYNCEDLALIFDLQSSLLSAKASIVSALQRNESRGAHQRSDFPLLDPSFQFNCAVRLDDDNNLKIYKVPIKELNNQQKTIVANAKREEDIRNKLLE, from the coding sequence TTGCCTGTTAAAGAACATCTCACTCATATATCAAATGTTCTCGTGATTGGGTGTGGGGGAGCTGGTCTAAGATCTGCTATTGAAATTAAAAAATCTGGTCTCAATGTATGTATCCTAGGGAAAAGACCGAAGACAGATGCTCATACCGTTTTAGCAGCAGGAGGTATTAATGCTGCTTTAGGCAACCTAGATAAAGAAGACACATGGGAACAGCATTTTGTTGATACTTATTTAGAGGGGTATGGTATTGGTGATCCTTTAAAAGTTGAAATAATGGCTAAAGAATCCCCATTTTTAGTAAAAGAAATAGATAAATGGGGGGCTAACTTTGCAAAATTAAAAAATGGTGAACTCGATCAAAGATTTTTTGGTGCACATAAATATCGTAGAACTTGTTATTCAGGTGATTTTACTGGATTATCAATTTTAAAAACTCTCTTAAAAAAATCAGATGATTTAAAGATTCCTATTTATGACAATCAATATGTTACTGAATTATTGATTAGGGAAAATACCTGCTTTGGAGCAATGTCGTTTAACTTGTCTACTTCAGAGAGGACTGTGCACTTAGCAGATGCAGTTATTTTATGTACGGGAGGGCATACAAGATTATGGAAAAAAAGTTCATCTAGAAAAAATGAAAATACAGGTGATGGTTATTATTTAAGTCTAAAAGGAGGATGTGAATTAATAGATATGGAAATGGTACAATTCCACCCTTCTGGAATGGTCTTACCCGAGGAAATTGAAGGAACTTTGGTTACTGAAGCTGTAAGAGGTGAGGGTGGAAAGTTACTAAATAATAAAGGTGAAAGATTTATGAAAGAATATGATCCGAAAAGGATGGAATTATCAACAAGAGATAGAGTAGCAATTGCTAACTATACAGAAATAATTGAAGGCAGAGGAACAAAAAATGGGGGTGTTTTTCTTGATATAAGCCATAAAAGTAAAGAGTTTATTGTTGAAAAGCTGCCAAGCATATATAGACAATTTCTTGAAACCCAAATGCTTGATATTTCAAAGTCGCCAATGGAAGTTGCACCAACTGCTCACTATTCTATGGGTGGAATTTTAGTTAATCCAGAGAATTTATCTACTTCTGTAGAAGGTCTTTTTGCCGCTGGTGAAGTTGCAGGAGGACTTCACGGAGCTAATCGATTGGGTGGTAATTCTTTGGCAGAAATTATTATTTTTGGAAGACGTGCGGGCATTGCAGCTTCAAAATATTCAAAAAATAAAGATCATCAAATGAGATCAAATAAAGCCATCGCCATTGCACATGAAAACATTAATAAGTTTATTAAAAATGGTAATGAATTAGTGGGGCCTCTTCAAAATGAATTGCGATTAATAATGTGGAAATATTGTGGGGTTATTAAAAATGAGACATTACTTTTAGAGGGGTTATCAAAAATTGAAAGTATAAAAAGAAAACTCAGTGACGTTGATGTAAGAATCGATCAATATAATTGCGAAGATCTAGCATTGATTTTTGATTTGCAATCTTCTTTGTTGAGTGCAAAAGCGTCAATTGTTTCGGCATTACAAAGAAATGAGAGTAGGGGCGCACATCAAAGAAGTGATTTCCCATTACTAGACCCCTCATTTCAATTTAATTGCGCAGTAAGGTTGGATGATGATAATAATTTAAAAATTTATAAAGTACCTATAAAGGAACTAAATAACCAACAAAAAACAATTGTTGCAAATGCAAAAAGAGAAGAGGATATCAGAAATAAACTGCTTGAGTAA
- a CDS encoding high light inducible protein has translation MNKFKDNFSSESFYPDSNYYLDQDNSPKVDPISKDQKSNMGNDFEWPNTYWYIAERTNGRLAMIGFMAVIINYTLFGWIAYPIL, from the coding sequence ATGAATAAATTTAAAGACAACTTCTCAAGCGAAAGCTTTTATCCTGATAGTAATTATTATCTTGATCAAGACAATTCTCCCAAAGTTGACCCAATTTCAAAAGATCAAAAATCTAATATGGGGAATGATTTTGAATGGCCAAATACCTATTGGTATATTGCCGAAAGAACAAATGGAAGGCTAGCAATGATAGGTTTCATGGCTGTCATTATTAACTACACCTTATTTGGATGGATAGCTTATCCTATCCTTTAA
- a CDS encoding DUF3303 domain-containing protein — translation MLYVQHWSFKAGFHQKGAEKFLGGGGDYPGVEMIGRYHAPGSLEGWIVLKTDDPKAIYQHAAEWGEFLNWETTPVFTDEEAGPIVAKVYS, via the coding sequence ATGCTTTATGTTCAGCATTGGTCATTTAAGGCCGGATTTCATCAAAAAGGTGCAGAAAAATTTCTTGGTGGTGGAGGAGATTATCCTGGAGTTGAGATGATTGGAAGATATCATGCACCCGGTTCTTTAGAGGGATGGATAGTTTTAAAGACTGATGATCCAAAAGCAATATATCAACATGCCGCTGAATGGGGTGAATTTCTCAATTGGGAAACCACACCTGTGTTTACTGATGAAGAAGCTGGTCCAATAGTTGCTAAAGTCTACTCATAA
- the psbA gene encoding photosystem II q(b) protein, protein MTTIQQQRSSLLKGWPQFCEWVTSTNNRIYVGWFGVLMIPCLLTAAACFIVAFIAAPPVDIDGIREPVAGSFLYGNNIISGAVVPSSNAIGLHFYPIWEAATVDEWLYNGGPYQLVIFHFLIGISAYMGRQWELSYRLGMRPWICVAYSAPVSAAFAVFLVYPFGQGSFSDGMPLGISGTFNFMFVFQAEHNILMHPFHMAGVAGMFGGSLFSAMHGSLVTSSLIRETTETESQNYGYKFGQEEETYNIVAAHGYFGRLIFQYASFNNSRSLHFFLAVFPVVCVWLTSMGICTMAFNLNGFNFNQSVVDANGKIVPTWGDVLNRANLGMEVMHERNAHNFPLDLAAAESTTVALSAPAIG, encoded by the coding sequence ATGACAACTATTCAGCAGCAGCGTTCTTCGCTGTTAAAAGGTTGGCCACAGTTTTGTGAGTGGGTAACATCAACTAACAACAGAATTTATGTTGGTTGGTTCGGCGTCTTAATGATTCCATGCCTTCTTACAGCAGCGGCTTGCTTCATCGTTGCATTCATCGCAGCACCACCAGTAGACATCGACGGAATTAGAGAGCCAGTTGCTGGTTCATTCCTATATGGAAACAACATCATCTCAGGTGCAGTTGTTCCTTCATCTAACGCTATTGGTCTACACTTCTACCCAATTTGGGAAGCAGCTACTGTAGATGAGTGGTTATACAACGGTGGTCCTTACCAGCTTGTAATTTTCCACTTCCTAATTGGTATCTCAGCATACATGGGAAGACAGTGGGAGCTTTCATACCGTTTAGGTATGCGTCCTTGGATCTGTGTTGCATACTCTGCACCAGTTTCAGCAGCTTTCGCAGTATTTCTTGTATACCCATTCGGTCAAGGTTCATTCTCTGACGGAATGCCTTTAGGTATCTCTGGAACATTCAACTTCATGTTTGTTTTCCAGGCAGAGCACAACATTCTTATGCACCCATTCCACATGGCTGGTGTTGCTGGTATGTTCGGAGGATCTTTATTCTCAGCTATGCACGGTTCACTTGTTACTTCATCTCTAATCAGAGAAACAACTGAGACAGAGTCTCAGAACTATGGTTACAAGTTCGGACAAGAAGAAGAAACATATAACATCGTTGCAGCTCATGGCTACTTCGGTCGTTTGATCTTCCAATATGCTTCATTCAACAACAGCAGAAGTCTTCACTTCTTCCTAGCTGTATTCCCAGTTGTTTGTGTATGGTTAACTTCAATGGGTATCTGCACAATGGCATTCAACCTTAACGGTTTCAACTTCAACCAGTCAGTTGTTGATGCAAACGGTAAGATTGTTCCTACATGGGGTGACGTTCTTAACAGAGCAAACCTAGGTATGGAAGTAATGCACGAGCGTAACGCTCACAACTTCCCACTTGATCTAGCAGCAGCTGAGTCTACAACAGTAGCTCTTTCAGCTCCAGCTATCGGTTAA
- the psbF gene encoding cytochrome b559 subunit beta, long form, producing the protein MDFRVVLVITPIVFSWIFTVFWLGRWDVFRLTPLGLPKKGVAPFKNYQVWDDTALVPATGRPAEGYPVFTVRTAAVNALGIPTVFFLGAILAMQFKSY; encoded by the coding sequence ATGGATTTTAGAGTCGTACTAGTTATTACACCAATAGTATTTTCATGGATATTTACAGTATTTTGGTTAGGTAGATGGGATGTATTTAGATTGACGCCACTTGGACTACCAAAAAAGGGAGTAGCACCTTTCAAAAACTATCAAGTATGGGATGATACTGCACTAGTTCCTGCGACTGGCAGACCAGCAGAAGGTTATCCAGTATTTACCGTAAGAACCGCAGCAGTTAATGCCCTAGGCATTCCTACTGTTTTCTTCCTTGGAGCAATATTGGCAATGCAGTTTAAATCTTATTAA
- a CDS encoding SOS response-associated peptidase, translated as MCGRFELKTKFEKLPKVLKQDYPSGLDSKYDTQSLIRPNDPVLVIKNEGRIKTTFMTWGFISPWAREPFDKDRPRPFNARSETVEEKKLFSGSWKHKRCLIPASGFFEKKYRVRKSNYETFWLGGIWSKWTSPDGAELESCCVLTTEPNDLIKPLHHRMPVIVPNGYEEQWTEQVKDADELRGLFAIMMSWSPDGWLVEDVKKKETDQISLF; from the coding sequence ATGTGCGGAAGATTTGAGCTGAAAACTAAATTTGAGAAGTTGCCAAAGGTTTTGAAACAAGACTATCCAAGTGGACTTGATTCTAAATATGATACTCAAAGTCTAATAAGACCTAATGATCCTGTTCTTGTAATTAAAAACGAAGGAAGAATTAAAACTACTTTTATGACATGGGGTTTTATTTCTCCTTGGGCTAGAGAACCATTTGATAAAGATAGACCAAGGCCATTTAATGCAAGATCAGAAACCGTAGAAGAAAAAAAATTATTTAGTGGAAGTTGGAAACATAAAAGGTGCCTAATACCTGCGAGCGGTTTTTTTGAAAAAAAATATCGTGTTCGAAAATCGAACTATGAGACTTTTTGGTTGGGTGGAATTTGGAGTAAGTGGACTTCACCAGATGGAGCAGAACTTGAGAGTTGCTGCGTTTTAACAACTGAACCAAATGATTTAATTAAACCTTTACATCACCGCATGCCTGTGATCGTCCCTAATGGATATGAAGAACAATGGACAGAGCAAGTTAAAGACGCAGATGAACTAAGAGGATTATTTGCAATCATGATGAGTTGGTCCCCTGATGGTTGGTTAGTAGAGGATGTAAAGAAAAAAGAAACTGATCAAATAAGTTTGTTTTAA
- a CDS encoding DUF1651 domain-containing protein, with amino-acid sequence MGKEPPLMPTREELKKDTAREYWEKIAAQGWRRDKED; translated from the coding sequence ATAGGGAAAGAGCCACCTCTCATGCCAACCAGAGAAGAATTAAAGAAAGATACAGCTAGAGAATATTGGGAAAAAATAGCTGCTCAGGGTTGGAGAAGAGATAAGGAAGATTAG
- the rluF gene encoding 23S rRNA pseudouridine(2604) synthase RluF, giving the protein MATRINKYLSEVGYCSRREADRLILDGKVTINGKIPEIGTKVEDSDQVEVKGQRIEKSKRQKNIYLAFNKPVGIVCTTDRKVEPDNVIDFIKYPKRIFPIGRLDKLSEGLIFLTNDGDIVNKILRARNNHEKEYIVKVNRPINNDFIQSMSNGVEILGTITKNCFVKQLGPRNFKIILTQGLNRQIRRMCEALGYRVQSLKRIRIMNIKLDVPTGEYRELRKEELLELNELLENSSKTNE; this is encoded by the coding sequence ATGGCTACCAGAATAAATAAATATTTAAGTGAAGTCGGTTATTGTTCCAGAAGAGAAGCAGATAGATTAATCCTAGATGGAAAGGTAACCATTAATGGCAAAATTCCAGAAATTGGAACTAAAGTAGAAGATAGTGACCAAGTTGAAGTTAAAGGTCAAAGAATAGAAAAATCAAAGAGACAAAAAAACATATACTTAGCCTTTAATAAACCTGTAGGAATTGTTTGCACAACAGATAGAAAAGTAGAACCGGATAATGTAATAGATTTCATTAAATATCCTAAAAGAATTTTTCCCATCGGAAGATTGGATAAGCTCAGTGAGGGATTGATTTTTTTAACCAATGATGGAGATATCGTAAATAAAATTCTTAGAGCAAGAAATAATCATGAAAAAGAATACATTGTAAAAGTTAATCGTCCTATTAATAACGATTTTATTCAAAGCATGAGTAATGGAGTTGAAATATTAGGCACAATAACTAAAAATTGTTTCGTAAAACAATTGGGGCCAAGAAATTTTAAAATAATTCTCACACAGGGACTTAATCGCCAGATTAGAAGAATGTGTGAGGCTTTAGGATATAGAGTACAGTCATTAAAGCGTATAAGAATTATGAATATTAAGTTAGATGTGCCAACGGGAGAATATAGAGAACTTAGAAAAGAAGAACTCTTAGAATTAAATGAATTACTTGAAAACTCCTCTAAAACAAATGAGTAA
- a CDS encoding DUF1651 domain-containing protein produces the protein MAKSYWLINSNRSEVKRFMKNDKSIDGVFEYMFIDTGKIVGGLGNKPPVMTNTVSVEIDLAREIYERLLSKGWRKIEKNWN, from the coding sequence ATGGCTAAATCTTATTGGTTAATTAATTCAAATAGGTCAGAAGTTAAAAGATTTATGAAAAACGATAAGAGTATTGATGGAGTTTTTGAGTATATGTTTATAGATACTGGAAAAATAGTGGGGGGATTAGGAAACAAACCACCAGTAATGACAAATACAGTTTCTGTTGAAATAGATTTAGCTAGAGAAATTTATGAAAGATTACTTTCTAAGGGATGGAGGAAAATTGAAAAAAATTGGAATTAA